In a single window of the Streptomyces sp. NBC_00094 genome:
- the holA gene encoding DNA polymerase III subunit delta, with translation MATRKTSPDDLLGPVTLAVGQEDLLLDRVVQEVVAAARAADADTDVRDLTSDQLQPGSLAELTSPSLFAERKVLVVRNAQDLSADTIKDVKAYLDDPIEDISLVLLHAGGAKGKGLLDAARKAGAREVACPKTTKPAERLTFVRQEFRALGRAATPEACQALVDSIGSDLRELASACAQLVADVDGTIDEAVVGRYYTGRAEASSFNVADRAVEGRAAEALEALRWSLSTGVAPVLITSALAQGVRAIGKLSSARGGRPADLARELGMPPWKIDRVRQQMRGWTPDGVSLALRAIAEADAGVKGGGDDPEYALEKAVVAVARAARLRR, from the coding sequence ATGGCCACCAGAAAGACTTCCCCCGACGACCTCCTCGGACCCGTGACGCTCGCCGTGGGGCAGGAGGACCTGCTCCTCGACCGCGTCGTCCAGGAGGTGGTGGCGGCGGCACGGGCCGCCGACGCCGACACGGACGTGCGCGACCTCACCTCCGACCAGCTCCAGCCCGGGTCGCTGGCGGAGCTGACCAGCCCCTCGCTCTTCGCCGAGCGCAAGGTGCTGGTCGTGCGGAACGCCCAGGATCTCTCGGCAGACACGATCAAGGACGTCAAGGCCTACCTCGACGACCCGATCGAGGACATCTCGCTCGTCCTGCTCCACGCAGGCGGCGCCAAGGGCAAGGGCCTGCTCGACGCCGCGCGCAAGGCGGGGGCGCGGGAGGTGGCCTGCCCGAAGACGACGAAGCCGGCGGAGCGGTTGACGTTCGTACGGCAGGAGTTCCGGGCGCTCGGACGCGCGGCGACGCCGGAGGCGTGCCAGGCGCTGGTGGACTCGATCGGCAGCGACCTGAGGGAGCTGGCGTCCGCGTGCGCGCAGCTGGTCGCGGACGTCGACGGGACGATCGACGAGGCCGTCGTCGGGCGGTACTACACCGGCCGCGCGGAGGCCTCCTCCTTCAACGTGGCCGACCGGGCCGTGGAGGGGCGGGCGGCTGAGGCCCTGGAGGCCTTGCGCTGGTCGCTCTCGACCGGGGTGGCGCCGGTGCTCATCACGAGCGCGCTCGCGCAGGGCGTGCGGGCGATCGGGAAGCTCTCGTCCGCCCGGGGCGGGCGGCCCGCGGACCTGGCGCGTGAGCTGGGCATGCCGCCGTGGAAGATCGACCGCGTGCGGCAGCAGATGAGGGGCTGGACCCCGGACGGGGTGTCCCTCGCGCTGCGGGCGATCGCGGAGGCGGACGCGGGGGTGAAGGGCGGGGGCGACGATCCGGAGTACGCCCTGGAGAAAGCGGTGGTCGCGGTGGCGCGGGCGGCGCGGCTGCGGAGGTAG
- a CDS encoding DUF3097 domain-containing protein, with protein sequence MRSYDPDLTPSWKRSAPVPEVPADHDLVVEEVTTGFCGAVIRCEAGTVTLEDRFGKHRVFPLEPRGFLLEGRVVTLVRPSAAAPVRPTRTASGSVAVPGARARVARAGRIYVEGRHDAELVERVWGDDLRIEGVVVEYLEGIDDLPSIVAEFGPAPDARLGVLVDHLVPGSKESRIAAHVTSPDVLVVGHPYIDVWEAVKPSSVGIRAWPRVPRGQDWKTGVCQALGWPSDNTGAVWQAILKRVNSYKDLEPVLLGRVEELIDFVTAP encoded by the coding sequence ATGCGCAGCTACGACCCGGACCTGACGCCCTCTTGGAAGCGCTCGGCACCCGTCCCGGAGGTCCCGGCGGACCACGACCTCGTCGTCGAGGAGGTCACCACGGGCTTCTGCGGGGCGGTGATCCGCTGCGAGGCGGGGACGGTGACGCTGGAGGACCGCTTCGGCAAGCACCGGGTCTTCCCGCTGGAGCCGCGCGGCTTCCTGCTGGAGGGCCGGGTGGTCACCCTGGTCCGCCCGTCCGCCGCCGCACCGGTACGCCCCACCCGTACGGCCTCCGGCTCGGTCGCCGTCCCGGGCGCGCGGGCGCGCGTGGCGCGGGCGGGCCGGATCTACGTGGAGGGCCGGCACGACGCCGAACTCGTCGAACGGGTCTGGGGCGACGACCTCCGGATCGAGGGCGTCGTCGTCGAGTACCTGGAGGGCATCGACGACCTGCCGTCGATCGTCGCGGAGTTCGGTCCGGCACCGGACGCCCGCCTGGGCGTCCTGGTGGACCATCTGGTCCCGGGCTCGAAGGAGTCGCGGATCGCCGCGCACGTGACGTCCCCGGACGTCCTGGTGGTCGGCCACCCGTACATCGACGTCTGGGAGGCGGTGAAGCCGTCCTCGGTGGGCATCAGGGCCTGGCCGAGGGTCCCGCGCGGCCAGGACTGGAAGACGGGCGTCTGCCAGGCCCTGGGCTGGCCCTCGGACAACACCGGCGCGGTATGGCAGGCGATCCTCAAGCGCGTGAACTCCTACAAGGACCTGGAGCCGGTGCTACTGGGCCGCGTGGAAGAACTGATCGACTTCGTGACGGCCCCCTGA
- the rpsT gene encoding 30S ribosomal protein S20 yields MANIKSQIKRNKTNEKARLRNKAVKSSLKTAIRKAREAVAAGDVEKAIVASRAASRALDKAVSKGVIHKNAAANKKSALATKAAALQG; encoded by the coding sequence GTGGCGAACATCAAGTCCCAGATCAAGCGGAACAAGACCAACGAGAAGGCGCGCCTGCGCAACAAGGCCGTCAAGTCGTCGCTCAAGACCGCGATCCGCAAGGCCCGTGAGGCTGTCGCCGCGGGTGACGTCGAGAAGGCCATCGTGGCTTCCCGCGCCGCCTCCCGCGCGCTCGACAAGGCTGTCTCGAAGGGTGTCATCCACAAGAACGCCGCCGCCAACAAGAAGTCGGCGCTGGCCACCAAGGCTGCCGCTCTCCAGGGCTGA
- the hemW gene encoding radical SAM family heme chaperone HemW, protein MPSVLPDGESVPDDGALPPHAFEGAGERPLGFYLHVPYCATRCGYCDFNTYTASELRGTGGVLASRDNYAEQVVEEIRLARKVLGDDLRPVRTVFVGGGTPTLLAAGDLVRMLGAIRDEFGLADDAEVTTEANPESVNPAYLAELREGGFNRISFGMQSAKQHVLKILDRTHTPGRPEACVAEARAAGFDHVNLDLIYGTPGETDDDWRASLDAAIGAGPDHVSAYALIVEEGTQLARRIRRGEVPMTDDDVHADRYLIAEEAFEKAGFSWYEVSNWATSEAGRCLHNELYWRGADWWGAGPGAHSHVGGVRWWNVKHPGTYAAALAAGKSPGAGREILSEEDRRVERILLELRLRDGVELSILKPAGLAASARALADELLDPASYEAGRAVLTLRGRLLADAVVRDLVD, encoded by the coding sequence ATGCCTTCCGTACTGCCCGATGGTGAGTCCGTTCCCGACGACGGGGCGCTGCCCCCGCACGCCTTCGAAGGGGCGGGGGAGCGGCCGCTCGGGTTCTACCTGCACGTGCCGTACTGCGCGACGCGGTGCGGCTACTGCGACTTCAACACGTACACGGCGAGCGAGCTGCGCGGTACGGGCGGTGTGCTCGCCTCCCGGGACAACTACGCCGAGCAGGTCGTCGAGGAGATCCGGCTCGCCCGGAAGGTCCTCGGCGACGACCTCAGGCCGGTGCGGACCGTCTTCGTCGGCGGCGGCACGCCGACGCTGCTCGCCGCCGGGGACCTCGTACGGATGCTGGGGGCGATCCGTGACGAGTTCGGGCTCGCGGACGACGCCGAGGTGACGACGGAGGCCAATCCGGAGTCGGTGAACCCGGCGTACCTCGCCGAGCTGCGGGAGGGCGGCTTCAACCGGATCTCCTTCGGCATGCAGAGCGCGAAGCAGCACGTCCTGAAGATCCTCGACCGTACGCACACCCCCGGGCGCCCCGAGGCGTGCGTCGCCGAGGCGCGTGCCGCCGGCTTCGACCATGTCAACCTGGACCTCATCTACGGCACGCCCGGGGAGACCGACGACGACTGGCGGGCGTCGCTCGACGCGGCGATCGGCGCGGGGCCCGACCACGTCAGCGCCTACGCGCTGATCGTCGAGGAGGGGACGCAGCTGGCGCGTCGCATCCGGCGCGGCGAAGTGCCGATGACCGACGACGACGTGCACGCCGACCGCTATCTGATCGCCGAAGAGGCCTTCGAGAAGGCGGGCTTCTCCTGGTACGAGGTGTCCAACTGGGCCACTTCGGAGGCGGGGCGCTGCCTCCACAACGAGCTGTACTGGCGCGGCGCGGACTGGTGGGGCGCGGGGCCCGGGGCGCACTCGCACGTCGGGGGCGTCCGCTGGTGGAACGTGAAGCACCCCGGGACGTACGCGGCGGCCCTTGCCGCCGGGAAGTCGCCGGGCGCGGGGCGGGAGATCCTCTCGGAGGAGGACCGGCGCGTCGAGCGGATCCTGCTGGAGCTGCGGCTCCGGGACGGCGTCGAGCTGTCGATCCTCAAGCCGGCGGGGCTTGCGGCGTCGGCGCGTGCGCTGGCGGACGAGCTTCTCGACCCGGCCTCTTACGAGGCCGGGCGGGCGGTCCTGACACTGCGGGGGCGACTGCTCGCGGACGCGGTCGTGCGGGACCTGGTGGACTAG
- a CDS encoding long-chain fatty acid--CoA ligase, with protein sequence MSDTQTLIENRPPSVATLFLERVERTPDAEAYRYPVPAASGTGPDDWKSLSWGQAAERVYAIAAGLVDLGLQPEDRVALASATRVEWILADLGVMCAGAATTTVYPQTNAEESAFILSDSESRVLIAEDATQLAKAVERRADLPDLRHVVVVDAEGVETDGDWVLSLADLEARGRAYLEKHPEAVKERVAAITSTQLATLIYTSGTTGRPKGVRLPHDNWSYMAKAIAATGLVTQADVQYLWLPLAHVFGKVLTSGQIEVGHVTAVDGRVDKIIENLPVVQPTYMAAVPRIFEKVYNGVAAKARAAGGAKYKIFQWAAGVARDYAKVSQDNFRRTGTASTPFGLSAKHKVADALVYGKIREAFGGNLRACISGSAALAPEIGYFFAGAGIHILEGYGLTESSAASFVNPGEAYRTGTVGKPLPGTEVRIADDGEVLLRGPGIMEGYHGLPEKTSEVLESDGWFHTGDIGELSDDGYLRITDRKKDLIKTSGGKYIAPAEVEGQFKAVCPFVSNILVHGADRNFCTALIALDEPSLLGWAAEHGLAGKSYAEIVAAPQTQKLIQGYVDRLNEGLQRWQTIKKFRLLPRDLDIEHGELTPSLKLKRPVVEREYKELIEEMYAGSRES encoded by the coding sequence GTGAGCGACACACAGACCCTGATCGAGAACCGGCCGCCCTCCGTGGCGACGCTCTTCCTTGAGCGCGTCGAGCGGACCCCCGACGCGGAGGCCTACCGGTACCCGGTGCCCGCCGCCTCGGGCACAGGTCCGGACGACTGGAAGTCGCTCAGTTGGGGGCAGGCCGCCGAGCGGGTCTACGCGATCGCCGCCGGCCTCGTCGACCTCGGCCTGCAGCCCGAGGACCGCGTCGCCCTCGCCTCCGCCACCCGGGTGGAGTGGATCCTGGCCGACCTCGGTGTGATGTGCGCGGGCGCCGCGACCACCACGGTCTACCCGCAGACCAACGCCGAGGAGTCGGCGTTCATCCTCTCCGACTCCGAGTCCAGGGTCCTGATCGCCGAGGACGCGACGCAGCTCGCGAAGGCCGTCGAGCGCCGTGCCGACCTGCCGGACCTCCGCCACGTCGTCGTCGTCGACGCCGAGGGCGTGGAGACCGACGGCGACTGGGTCCTCTCCCTCGCCGACCTGGAGGCGCGCGGCCGCGCGTACCTGGAGAAGCACCCCGAGGCCGTCAAGGAGCGGGTCGCCGCGATCACCTCCACGCAGCTCGCCACCCTCATCTACACCTCAGGCACCACCGGCCGCCCCAAGGGCGTCCGCCTGCCGCACGACAACTGGTCGTACATGGCCAAGGCCATCGCCGCCACGGGTCTCGTCACCCAGGCCGACGTCCAGTACCTGTGGCTGCCGCTCGCGCACGTCTTCGGCAAGGTCCTCACCTCGGGCCAGATCGAGGTCGGGCACGTCACCGCCGTCGACGGCCGCGTCGACAAGATCATCGAGAACCTGCCGGTCGTCCAGCCGACCTACATGGCGGCCGTGCCCCGCATCTTCGAGAAGGTCTACAACGGGGTCGCCGCCAAGGCCCGTGCCGCCGGCGGCGCCAAGTACAAGATCTTCCAGTGGGCGGCCGGGGTCGCCCGCGACTACGCCAAGGTCAGCCAGGACAACTTCCGCCGTACGGGCACCGCCTCCACGCCCTTCGGCCTCTCCGCCAAGCACAAGGTCGCCGACGCCCTCGTCTACGGCAAGATCCGCGAGGCCTTCGGCGGCAACCTCCGCGCCTGCATCTCCGGCTCCGCCGCGCTCGCCCCCGAGATCGGCTACTTCTTCGCCGGCGCCGGCATCCACATCCTGGAGGGCTACGGCCTGACGGAGTCCTCCGCCGCCTCCTTCGTCAACCCGGGCGAGGCCTACCGCACCGGCACCGTCGGCAAGCCGCTCCCCGGCACCGAGGTCCGGATCGCCGACGACGGCGAGGTCCTGCTGCGCGGCCCCGGCATCATGGAGGGCTACCACGGCCTGCCGGAGAAGACGTCCGAGGTCCTGGAGTCCGACGGCTGGTTCCACACCGGCGACATCGGCGAGCTGTCCGACGACGGCTACCTCCGGATCACCGACCGCAAGAAGGACCTGATCAAGACGTCCGGCGGCAAGTACATCGCGCCGGCCGAGGTCGAGGGCCAGTTCAAGGCCGTCTGCCCGTTCGTCTCGAACATCCTCGTCCACGGCGCCGACCGGAACTTCTGCACCGCGCTGATCGCCCTCGACGAGCCCTCCCTCCTCGGCTGGGCCGCCGAGCACGGCCTCGCGGGCAAGTCGTACGCGGAGATCGTCGCCGCCCCGCAGACCCAGAAGCTGATCCAGGGCTACGTCGACCGCCTCAACGAGGGCCTCCAGCGCTGGCAGACGATCAAGAAGTTCCGCCTGCTGCCGCGTGACCTCGACATCGAGCACGGCGAGCTGACCCCGTCGCTGAAGCTGAAGCGGCCGGTGGTGGAGCGGGAGTACAAGGAGCTCATCGAGGAGATGTACGCGGGCTCGCGCGAGTCCTGA
- the lepA gene encoding translation elongation factor 4 has product MPATPTNVPEPSRTDPALIRNFCIIAHIDHGKSTLADRMLQLTGVVDQRQMRAQYLDRMDIERERGITIKSQAVRLPWAPTDGQGGGRTHILNMIDTPGHVDFTYEVSRSLAACEGTVLLVDAAQGIEAQTLANLYLAMENDLTIVPVLNKIDLPAAQPEKFSEELANLIGCQPEDVLKVSAKTGVGVDALLNRVVRDVPAPVGVADAPARAMIFDSVYDSYRGVVTYVRVVDGQLNKRERIKMMSTGATHELLEIGVSSPEMTPSDGLGVGEVGYLITGVKDVRQSKVGDTITSLNKGATEALGGYKDPKPMVFSGLYPLDGSEYPDLREALDKLQLNDAALVYEPETSAALGFGFRVGFLGLLHLDVIRERLEREFGLDLIATAPNVVYRVVMEDGSEHTVTNPSEFPEGKIDDVYEPVVRATILAPSEFIGAIMELCQTRRGTLIGMDYLSEDRVEIRYTLPLAEIVFDFFDQLKSKTRGYASLDYEPTGEQASSLVKVDILLHGDKVDAFSAVTHKDAAYAYGVRLVAKLRELIPRQAFEVPIQAAIGSRVIARETIRAIRKDVLAKCYGGDISRKRKLLEKQKEGKKRMKMVGSVEVPQEAFIAVLSSDESSSKKK; this is encoded by the coding sequence GTGCCCGCGACTCCTACCAACGTGCCCGAGCCGAGCCGTACCGACCCGGCTCTGATCCGCAACTTCTGCATCATCGCGCACATCGACCACGGCAAGTCCACGCTCGCCGACCGGATGCTCCAGCTGACCGGTGTGGTCGACCAGCGGCAGATGCGTGCCCAGTATCTCGACCGGATGGACATCGAGCGGGAGCGCGGCATCACGATCAAGTCCCAGGCGGTCCGGCTGCCGTGGGCACCCACCGACGGGCAGGGTGGGGGCAGGACGCACATCCTGAACATGATCGACACCCCCGGGCACGTCGACTTCACCTACGAGGTCTCGCGTTCGCTGGCGGCCTGCGAGGGCACGGTCCTGCTCGTCGACGCGGCCCAGGGCATCGAGGCACAGACCCTCGCCAACCTGTATCTGGCGATGGAGAACGATCTGACCATCGTTCCCGTGCTGAACAAGATCGACCTGCCGGCCGCCCAGCCGGAGAAGTTCTCCGAGGAGCTCGCCAACCTCATCGGCTGCCAGCCGGAGGACGTCCTCAAGGTCTCCGCGAAGACCGGTGTCGGTGTCGACGCGCTGCTGAACCGGGTCGTTCGGGACGTTCCCGCCCCGGTCGGTGTCGCCGACGCTCCCGCCCGCGCGATGATCTTCGACTCCGTGTACGACTCGTACCGGGGTGTCGTGACCTACGTACGAGTGGTCGACGGGCAGCTCAACAAGCGCGAGCGCATCAAGATGATGTCGACCGGCGCCACCCATGAGCTGCTCGAGATCGGTGTCTCGTCTCCGGAGATGACGCCGTCCGACGGTCTCGGCGTCGGTGAGGTCGGCTACCTCATCACCGGTGTGAAGGACGTCCGTCAGTCCAAGGTCGGTGACACGATCACCTCCCTGAACAAGGGCGCGACCGAGGCGCTCGGCGGCTACAAGGACCCCAAGCCGATGGTGTTCTCGGGCCTCTACCCGCTGGACGGTTCGGAGTACCCGGACCTCCGCGAGGCCCTCGACAAGCTGCAGCTGAACGACGCCGCGCTGGTCTACGAGCCGGAGACCTCCGCCGCGCTCGGCTTCGGCTTCCGCGTCGGCTTCCTGGGGCTCCTCCACCTCGACGTGATCCGTGAGCGGCTCGAGCGCGAGTTCGGGCTCGACCTGATCGCCACCGCCCCCAACGTGGTCTACCGCGTGGTCATGGAGGACGGCAGCGAGCACACGGTCACGAACCCGAGCGAGTTCCCCGAGGGCAAGATCGACGACGTGTACGAGCCCGTCGTACGCGCGACGATCCTGGCCCCGAGCGAGTTCATCGGCGCGATCATGGAGCTGTGCCAGACCCGTCGCGGCACCCTGATCGGCATGGACTACCTCTCCGAGGACCGGGTGGAGATCCGCTACACCCTCCCCCTCGCCGAGATCGTCTTCGACTTCTTCGACCAGCTGAAGTCCAAGACGCGCGGTTACGCCTCCCTCGACTACGAGCCCACCGGCGAGCAGGCCTCCAGCCTGGTCAAGGTCGACATCCTGCTGCACGGCGACAAGGTGGACGCGTTCTCCGCCGTCACCCACAAGGACGCCGCGTACGCCTACGGTGTGCGGCTCGTCGCCAAGCTGCGCGAGCTCATCCCGCGGCAGGCCTTCGAGGTGCCGATCCAGGCCGCGATCGGCTCCCGGGTCATCGCCCGCGAGACCATCCGAGCGATCCGCAAGGACGTCCTCGCGAAGTGCTACGGCGGTGACATCTCCCGTAAGCGGAAGCTGCTGGAGAAGCAGAAGGAAGGCAAGAAGCGCATGAAGATGGTCGGCTCGGTGGAGGTGCCGCAGGAGGCCTTCATCGCGGTCCTGTCGAGTGACGAGTCGTCCAGCAAGAAGAAGTAG